In Cryptomeria japonica chromosome 5, Sugi_1.0, whole genome shotgun sequence, the genomic window TTCAAGGATGTTCTACCCTCAAATGGCACAATCGAGGACTGATCACATTTGAACACATTCTAGAAGATGGCATTTTGACCTCCTCAGAAACTCTCAGCTCTAAATTCAACCTTCCCCTCTCCCAGGCCAGAAGTTACAGAATCCTTAAGTTTGCACTTGCTCCCATCCTTCCCTCTCCTAACCCCTTCTTCCCCTCCCCTCTAGCCTCCCTCTACTGGATAGATGGCTCTCCCGTCCTGCTAACCAAGGCCAAAATGATCTACTCTGCCCTTTCTGACTCTATGGATATTCTTGAGCACCTTAACAGCACCTGGAACCTTTCCTGGCATACAAAAAAATGGCATTCTAGCCTCTCAAGATTCTGGTCTAACCCGACTCAGccaaaaaagaaattttttgcTTGGAGACTCCTACTTCATAAACTGCCACTTAAGGATAACAACAATGGCCCCCTACTATGCAAACTTTACCATAACCCTGAATCAGTATACCACATTTTTTTTTAATGTCATTTTGCCAAAGAAGTCTGGAATCTGTTTGGTATCTCACTTAATAACAATTGTTTTACTATTGAAAGGAGGGTATCTGGTTATGTTAGAGGTGGCAAGAAATATGCTAATCTTTTCTGGTCTACTCTCTCCTTGGAAATtttgtggatcatttggaaatctaggaatgatgatgtgtttaatggaaagagtaggaacctcactgagtctcttaggagactcatccgCTACCTTGTTGCTATGTAGGTCACAGTGGTACTAAGATTGGAGGAAGACAAATTTGACAGGTGGCTAAAGAATGGAACTACCCTAGTTTTCATTAGAGAGCTCTCACATGGCTTCACTTGGGATCGCATGGGAAGTAAGAAGACTCATTTTGAACGGGGGCTGATGAGATTCATGCAAAAGACGGAGGCACGACAATAGAGAGAAGACTTCATTGAGCTGGAGCTGGAAGGACTACCCTCTCACCCCTTCAGAGATCAGTTTGCCGAAGAAAATGTGCTGGTCTGGTGCGAGGGAGAGCTACGTTGGACTGCATGTCAATAATAATAACAGATTTGTTCCACGTTTTCCCTAAAAGCTGACGTAGCTCACTATTGTCTTTCACCTTGGAGAGCTTAAGTTCGAAAAGATCGTATTTCATATACTTAGCAATTGCTGCAACGAGGCTTGTTTTTCCCGTTCCAGGAGGCCCATAAAGGAAATACCCCCGTTTCCAAGAACGCCCAATGCGTTCATAAAATTCTTTACTTTATTTAAACCGTTTAAGATCTGAGAGAAAGATTTGTTTAATGTTTGTGTCGAGAGCGAGGATTTCAAATGTGGAGGGATGAGAGAAACGAATCGACAACCACCTGTGTTTGTTATTCAGTGAGATTACGAGATTATTATCTGTTTTAGTATAGTTGGTTGAACTTCTTTCAATGTGTGAAAAATAAGCATGAAAAAAATCTATGTCTGGATTCTTGGCTCTGACCGTGAGAATGTGAGACTCGAGCGAACTGTGCTTGTTAATGAAGGTTTTGGTCTTGGACATGGTCCACCATACAGTGACTCCCTGAAAGCAGTCCCAAATTACTTCACCATTGTCTGGGCTTATCCTCACACCATCTTTGTTGCTAAATGCTATGTCACTCAAGCATAATCTTCGAGCCTCGGTGATGCTCTCTAGGTTTCCCACATATTCTTCTGCCATGAAATACAGAGAATTTAAACCATAATCATTTGATTTATTGAGCTCCTCAATCTTCATCTCACTGTAGAGATTGAAAAATGATCCAACTCGGTATAAGAAGAACTTGCTCAAGATTGCTCCAACCTCCTTGGgaagaatactctgaagtagcgTTAAGGCTCCTGTTAATGACCATATTTTTTCTGTCAATTCGATTACAGTtttttgagttcttgaaaacagGTGGGAAATGTTTTCTCTTATGCTCATCGTTGATACCACAGTCGTTTCAAGAGACTCGCATGTTATGgagattttcttttccttttttttttataggACCGAGGCATCGCTTGAGTTTTTTCGGTTTACTTCTATCGACGTTACACATGAGCAAAATGTTATAGTTAACATTCTCATAATTAATGTGGATTGTGTAATTAACAGGTTTACGGAAATATAATTTCTTTTCAATTAGTCAAAAACATAGTGTCCAATTTTGGAGACGTCTCTAACTTGTTAAACCTAATGTTCAATTTATACAGAAAAATGATAGGAAATAAAAGAACCTTTGGCATGCGTTTTTCCTTTTCAATACAATTTATATagtgttaaataaataaatatcgtGGGAATCTTGTTATGTTATTTAATATTTCACAAACATTAAGTAGAAGGGTATTGAGTCATtaacataattaaaatattttaattaaatagaagacaTGGAgaaatgtatatttatttttttgtttgaatcAAATTGATAATTACAAAAATGTGCGCTCAATTATGATACATTGATCTTATTGTTATGTGTTGAAGGAAATCAATGTGACTGTGATCTTGATTTCCTTTTCCATGATCTTGTCCTATTTCTATGATGATGTCTTGAACACCCATAACCTACAAATTCTATTTCATTTAC contains:
- the LOC131035392 gene encoding AAA-ATPase At4g25835-like translates to MSIRENISHLFSRTQKTVIELTEKIWSLTGALTLLQSILPKEVGAILSKFFLYRVGSFFNLYSEMKIEELNKSNDYGLNSLYFMAEEYVGNLESITEARRLCLSDIAFSNKDGVRISPDNGEVIWDCFQGVTVWWTMSKTKTFINKHSSLESHILTVRAKNPDIDFFHAYFSHIERSSTNYTKTDNNLVISLNNKHSKEFYERIGRSWKRGYFLYGPPGTGKTSLVAAIAKYMKYDLFELKLSKVKDNSELRQLLGKTWNKSVIIIDMQSNVALPRTRPAHFLRQTDL